Proteins from a single region of Mytilus trossulus isolate FHL-02 chromosome 2, PNRI_Mtr1.1.1.hap1, whole genome shotgun sequence:
- the LOC134705686 gene encoding uncharacterized protein LOC134705686 encodes MKTRRAGHRGVLTKLLKKVEPSSEELLQEYDVSELSTIRGLIVKKQETIDQLNEKIVEELSEEEVSEEIEEADRYTYDIEMSVTKVSKIIKESEITVKQSTFRRFVSRRGIPSTVYSDNAPTFVSASHDIPKEMKIQINWKFIPKAAPWYGGWWERLVGITKTTLKKVLGKSQVNSDVLRTTLIEIERVINDRPITYVSSDIRDPEPLTPSHLLQGRRLSQDNNSDSEDNNFNLDFTEANKRFNHKVTLIEHFTKQWRMEYLTGLREFHRVAGDQSAHVKIGSVVQIMDNSPRMMWKLAVIKDLITGKNGVVRAVKLRTPNGLITTRPIVKLVPLEI; translated from the exons ATGAAGACCAGACGAGCTGGACATCGGGGAGTTCTTACAAAGTTACTGAAGAAAGTGGAACCGAGTTCCGAGGAACTTTTGCAGGAATATGACGTTAGTGAACTTTCAACCATTCGAGGACTTATTGTGAAGAAGCAGGAAACGATCGATCAACTGAACGAGAAGATTGTGGAGGAACTATCGGAAGAGGAAGTGAGCGAAGAAATAGAGGAAGCCGACAGATACACATATGACATAGAAATGAGTGTAACTAAAGTTTCAAAAATCATTAAGGAATCGGAAATCACAGTCAAACAGTCAA CGTTTAGACGATTCGTTAGTAGGAGAGGAATTCCGAGTACTGTGTATTCCGATAATGCACCAACCTTTGTTTCCGCCTCACATGACATTCCgaaggaaatgaaaattcaaattaattggAAATTTATCCCGAAAGCAGCACCGTGGTACGGTGGATGGTGGGAGAGACTAGTTGGAATTAcgaaaacaacattgaaaaaagtGCTCGGAAAATCACAAGTAAATTCTGACGTATTACGAACAACTTTGATAGAAATTGAACGTGTAATCAACGATCGTCCGATTACGTATGTATCGTCCGACATCCGAGATCCAGAGCCGCTTACGCCGTCACATCTACTGCAGGGAAGAAGATTATCGCAAGACAACAATTCTGATTCAGAggacaataattttaatttagatttcaCAGAGGCAAACAAACGTTTTAACCATAAAGTAACTTTGATTGAACACTTTACAAAACAATGGAGAATGGAATACCTCACCGGATTACGAGAATTTCATCGCGTCGCCGGAGACCAAAGCGCACATGTGAAAATCGGTTCCGTCGTACAAATCATGGACAATTCACCGAGAATGATGTGGAAACTAGCAGTTATAAAAGATTTGATCACCGGGAAGAATGGAGTCGTAAGAGCAGTCAAACTACGTACACCAAATGGACTGATTACCACGAGACCAATTGTGAAACTGGTGCCACTGGAAATATGA
- the LOC134706861 gene encoding sodium/potassium/calcium exchanger 4-like, translated as MKRYQCKRNGRYLKLGILVILYTLVVLGTLVYRASGGQPHTHQRHKRDLSEDDDNTTDCIPRSVDNFPGNFFTLEQTQDGGVFLHIFIALYLFGALAIVCDDYFVASLEVICDELKLKEDVAGATFMAAGSSAPEFFTALIGVFISKSDVGVGTIVGSAVFNILFIVGVCALFSGMVVNLTWWPMLRDCVYYIIAVATLVIVIQNGKVYWYEALIMFLLYLGYILIMYWNKDLEEYFERLYRKLRHIPEDPPSQNETQSLTGSQKIGNGVYNTSKDSVKDVEDGKHDEVETSFTGTHESVPHEGHKDSKEYESPWLIPISFPARILWVTMLPVKAILYISIPDCRLPGRWRKMYPLTFIMSVVWIAGFSYIMVWMITIAGDSLGIADTVMGLTILAAGTSVPDCLASLFVSRDGLGDMAVANSIGSNVFDILVCLGLPWLIETAAVNHGDYVKISSEGLIYSSITLLSTVVFLLLAMFFTKWTLSKPFGIVCLSAYVIVITFSVLYELNVFGNFVAEICPR; from the exons atgaaaagatatcaGTGTAAAAGAAACGGACGTTATTTAAAACTTGGGATTTTAGTGATTTTGTATACACTTGTTGTTTTGGGCACCCTTGTTTATAGGGCTAGTGGTGGTCAACCTCACACACATCAACGGCATAAGAGGGATTTATCTGAAG ACGATGATAACACTACAGATTGCATCCCGAGATCTGTGGACAATTTTCCAGGCAATTTCTTTACATTAGAACAAACACAAGATGGCGGAGTATTTCTCCACATTTTTATTGCCTTGTATTTATTTGGTGCACTGGCAATTGTTTGTGACGACTATTTTGTTGCCTCCCTAGAAGTAATTTGTGATG aattaaaactTAAAGAGGATGTGGCTGGTGCCACTTTTATGGCCGCAGGAAGTTCTGCACCGGAATTCTTCACAGCGCTGATAG GGGTATTTATTTCAAAGAGCGACGTAGGAGTAGGTACAATTGTTGGATCGGCAGTCTTTAACATTCTGTTCATTGTTGGAGTTTGTGCTTTATTCTCTGGAATG GTAGTTAATCTAACATGGTGGCCAATGTTAAGAGACTGTGTATATTATATCATTGCTGTAGCTACACTAGTGATTGTCATACAAAATGGCAAAGTGTACTG GTATGAAGCCttgattatgtttttattgtatctTGGCTACATTCTTATAATGTACTGGAATAAAGATCTCGAAGAGTATTTTGAAAGACTTTATCGAAAACTCCGACATATTCCTGAAGACCCCCCATCACAAAATGAAACTCAGTCCTTGACAGGTTCACAAAAGATAGGCAATGGTGTGTATAACACTTCTAAAGATTCGGTAAAAGATGTTGAAGATGGCAAACACGATGAGGTAGAAACATCCTTTACAGGAACACACGAGAGTGTTCCCCACGAAGGACATAAAGATA GTAAAGAATATGAATCACCATGGCTGATACCAATATCTTTCCCTGCTCGTATCCTCTGGGTAACCATGCTACCCGTAAAagcaattttatatataagtatacCAGACTGCAGGCTACCAGGACGATGGAGGAAGATGTATCCTTTGACTTTTATTATGTCAGTAGTGTGGATTGCAGGTTTCTCATATATAATGGTTTGGATGATAACAATAGCAG GAGATTCCTTAGGCATTGCAGATACCGTTATGGGGTTAACAATTTTAGCAGCAGGAACAAGTGTCCCCGACTGTTTGGCCAGTTTGTTTGTATCACGAGACG gACTTGGTGATATGGCAGTTGCAAACTCCATTGGAAGTAATGTGTTTGATATATTGGTTTGCCTTGGTCTTCCATGGCTGATTGAGACAGCGGCAGTCAATCATGGTGACTACGTCAAAATAAGCAGTGAAGGACTAATCTACTCATCTATAACTCTATTATCAACAGTCGTGTTTTTATTGCTGGCCATGTTCTTCACAAAATGGACGTTAAGTAAACCTTTTGGGATTGTTTGTCTATCTGCCTATGTGATTGTGATAACATTCTCTGTTTTATATGAACTGAACgtatttggtaattttgtggcAGAGATTTGTCCAAGATAA